Sequence from the Aerococcus tenax genome:
CACCATGGTCTAGAAAGGCCCATAGCCAATCATTTGGGCAATAGTAATTAAGGCCATGCTGGCAAGGAAAAGAATCCCTAAGAGCGGCAGGAAGAACTTGACCCAGTCGCCCCACTCAATCTTGGCATTAGCAATGGTGGCCATAAAGTAACCCGAAGTCGGATAGAAAACATTGGTTAAGCCATCCCCTAGGGTGTAGGCTAGGACAGCCACTTGTTGGTTGAGTCCCACCATCCGCGCTAGGGGTGAGATGATCGGCATCGCCACAATAGCCTTACCTGACCCCGAGGTGACGAAGAAGTTGAATAAAGTGATAAAGAGAAAAATAGCTAAGGCAGACAGATAAACCGGGAGTCCTTGGAGTAAATTACCAAATTGGTGGACTACGGTATCCAATATTTTCGCCTCGTTCATCAAGACTGAAACCCCATTGGCTACCGCAATTAAGATGGCACCCGATAGGACACTGGAACAGCCTTCCATAAAGGCCTGGATCAAGTCATTGGTTGGCATGCGGTCAATCAGGGCGCTGATAACGGCAATCATGACAAAGAGTCCGGCCATTTCAATCATGCCCCAACCATTAACCAGGACATTGTAAATCATATAAGCAAAGAGCAGGATCAAAACGATACCGATCACTTTTTGCTGGCCAGTGAGGCGGACAGCTTGGTTATTTTGGCCAATCTTTTGCTCTTGGGACTCGATTAAGCCCTCTTGGTAGGCTTCTTTGAGGACGATTTCAGGGTCGCGTTGGATTTTCTTGGCATATCTCATGAGATAGAGACTAGAAATCATATAGAAAACAATAAAGACCATCACCCGGTAGCCCATTCCAGAGAACATAGGGAGACCGGCAATTTGGTGGGAAATCCCCACGGTAAAGGGATTGGTAAAACCGGAGGAGAAGCCCACGCAGGTAGTGGAAATGAGGACCACACCCGCTGCCGTTAATTTATCAAAGCCTAGGCTTAAAATCAGGGGCATGATAATGGGTAAGTAAACTAAACTTAACTCCGCTGTCCCGATAAAAGCTGCAATCAAGGCAAAGAAAAACATCAAAATCGGAATCACCAGGACCCCGTTATGGGAAAAGCGGGCTGAAAGATTGGTGACCATGCCATCAATGAGTCCGGTTTTCTTTAAGACTTCCACGGTACCAGCAATAATCAAGGTAAAGGCAATCACGCTGGCACTCTTAGTGAAGCCCTTAGGAATGGCATTCCAAAAGTCAGTAAAGCTGGTCGGGTTGCTAGGGACATAGTTAAATTGCTCGGGATTAGCCACTTCTTGTCCTGATGGTAGGGTCATGGTAGCAAACTCTCCGGCGGGAATGATGTAGGTCAGTCCGGCAATAACACCTAATAAGATAAATAAAACCACTAGGGAATTGGGCATTTTAAAGCGGCGTAAACGTGATTTAGCCATGGGATTCCTCCTTCTCTTGCTGTCCAAAATGCATTAATAAGTGGGTATAGGTCTCCACCATGGTCACTAAGACGGATTCTTCAAAGTCAAATTGAGAATTGTGGTGGCCGTTTACCTTGGCTAATTGGCTA
This genomic interval carries:
- a CDS encoding YfcC family protein: MAKSRLRRFKMPNSLVVLFILLGVIAGLTYIIPAGEFATMTLPSGQEVANPEQFNYVPSNPTSFTDFWNAIPKGFTKSASVIAFTLIIAGTVEVLKKTGLIDGMVTNLSARFSHNGVLVIPILMFFFALIAAFIGTAELSLVYLPIIMPLILSLGFDKLTAAGVVLISTTCVGFSSGFTNPFTVGISHQIAGLPMFSGMGYRVMVFIVFYMISSLYLMRYAKKIQRDPEIVLKEAYQEGLIESQEQKIGQNNQAVRLTGQQKVIGIVLILLFAYMIYNVLVNGWGMIEMAGLFVMIAVISALIDRMPTNDLIQAFMEGCSSVLSGAILIAVANGVSVLMNEAKILDTVVHQFGNLLQGLPVYLSALAIFLFITLFNFFVTSGSGKAIVAMPIISPLARMVGLNQQVAVLAYTLGDGLTNVFYPTSGYFMATIANAKIEWGDWVKFFLPLLGILFLASMALITIAQMIGYGPF